A genomic stretch from Corynebacterium faecale includes:
- a CDS encoding DUF4192 domain-containing protein has protein sequence MPENNNPSSTPVLGTPGDLIANIPGILGFFPTESLVFAAMFREGSGPRHTLGPVIRVNIDELHLLPELGQAITSVEADLIFCFAITEQSNSAAIEETVDKLFDAAEAGTVPITACWVTAGIYSGETYQLAFGPSPEELGSTCRGLSEWEHGRIAPITQALATQNLLEHGHLPELTRTDAYSAYDRDNRFLTSEGIADLTAQAREIGEDILRAIRTNPDGGAFDAALDGFDTIMHRATTRSPGTNHTALLQKPGLLRDAAAYLTSLLLRDAILHHAVHTPDVASDLFLAVAKTFNGTIRSNALCLFAISAIQRRLGMKAIPALEAAQVTDPGHSFSALLQRGLMDGQSDSMVDACMRGNDMVRTHYGTRAGADPDESEPAQAA, from the coding sequence ATGCCAGAAAATAACAATCCATCATCCACACCAGTCCTGGGTACACCAGGGGATCTCATTGCCAACATCCCGGGAATTCTCGGATTCTTTCCCACCGAATCACTCGTTTTCGCCGCCATGTTCCGGGAGGGCTCAGGCCCCAGACACACCCTCGGCCCAGTGATAAGAGTCAACATCGACGAACTTCACCTCCTACCAGAGCTAGGTCAGGCCATCACCTCGGTGGAAGCCGACCTCATCTTCTGCTTCGCCATCACGGAGCAGTCCAACAGTGCGGCGATCGAGGAAACCGTGGACAAGCTTTTCGACGCCGCAGAGGCCGGCACCGTCCCCATCACCGCCTGCTGGGTCACCGCAGGTATCTACAGCGGTGAAACCTATCAGCTCGCCTTCGGCCCTTCCCCTGAGGAACTGGGCAGCACCTGCCGGGGACTATCCGAATGGGAACATGGACGAATCGCGCCCATCACGCAGGCGCTGGCCACGCAGAACCTCCTGGAACACGGACACCTTCCAGAACTCACCAGGACTGACGCCTACTCCGCCTACGACCGGGACAACCGCTTCCTCACCAGCGAAGGGATCGCCGATCTCACCGCACAGGCACGTGAGATCGGCGAAGACATCCTCCGTGCCATCAGAACCAACCCCGATGGCGGTGCCTTTGATGCGGCACTCGATGGATTCGACACGATCATGCACCGCGCCACCACCAGGTCACCGGGGACCAACCACACCGCCCTGCTGCAAAAACCGGGCCTCCTACGTGATGCGGCCGCCTACCTCACCTCGTTGCTGCTCCGGGATGCCATACTCCATCACGCTGTCCACACCCCGGATGTGGCATCCGATCTCTTCCTCGCTGTGGCCAAGACCTTCAACGGAACCATCCGGTCCAACGCCCTGTGCCTGTTCGCGATCAGCGCCATCCAGCGTCGCCTGGGGATGAAAGCGATCCCAGCCTTGGAAGCCGCCCAGGTCACCGACCCGGGGCACAGTTTCTCAGCACTGCTGCAACGAGGGCTCATGGACGGACAGTCCGATTCGATGGTGGATGCCTGTATGCGTGGCAATGACATGGTCCGCACCCACT
- a CDS encoding PAC2 family protein, with product MSDNKEPMYELEYPSPEVSGNGSEGPTLIVALQGYADAGHAVESSASHLMAALDHRLIASFNNDELIDYRSRRPTVVIDHNEVTGMENLELGLHVVRDSDNKPFLVLAGPEPDLRWGAFTQAVSDLVDKFGVDKTICLYAAPMTVPHTRPTVVSAHGNSADLLKSQFNIDARISVPGSASLKLERLLHTQGKNVAGYTVHVPHYVAASPYPAATLKLLQAVADTAQLNLPLLAIERDADKVQRQLTEQTADSTEIQHVVGALEQQYDDELERYREKNPQAVLPGETPVPSGDEIGAEFEKFLAGLDDTDDPDKQDNPED from the coding sequence ATGTCGGATAACAAGGAACCAATGTACGAACTTGAATACCCGTCACCTGAGGTGAGCGGGAACGGATCGGAAGGCCCTACCCTCATTGTTGCTCTTCAGGGTTATGCCGATGCAGGCCATGCGGTGGAGTCCAGCGCTTCACATCTGATGGCTGCACTGGATCACCGGCTCATCGCGTCCTTCAACAACGATGAGTTGATTGATTACCGTTCCCGCCGCCCCACCGTGGTCATTGATCACAACGAGGTGACCGGGATGGAGAACCTTGAGCTGGGCCTGCATGTGGTGCGTGACTCGGACAACAAGCCCTTCCTCGTGCTGGCCGGGCCTGAGCCGGATCTCCGGTGGGGTGCCTTCACCCAGGCGGTATCTGATCTCGTGGACAAGTTCGGCGTGGATAAGACCATCTGCCTTTATGCCGCACCCATGACGGTTCCGCATACCCGTCCCACTGTGGTCTCTGCCCACGGTAACTCTGCTGATCTGTTGAAGTCACAGTTCAACATCGATGCGCGTATCTCGGTACCCGGTTCCGCATCGCTGAAGCTGGAGAGGCTGCTGCACACCCAGGGCAAGAATGTTGCCGGCTACACGGTGCATGTACCCCACTATGTCGCTGCCTCACCGTACCCCGCAGCAACATTGAAATTGCTGCAGGCTGTCGCGGACACCGCTCAGCTGAACCTGCCGTTGCTGGCCATTGAACGTGATGCGGACAAGGTCCAGCGTCAACTCACTGAACAGACTGCTGATTCCACGGAGATCCAGCACGTGGTGGGTGCCTTGGAACAGCAGTATGACGATGAGCTCGAGCGTTACCGTGAGAAGAATCCGCAGGCGGTTCTCCCAGGTGAAACCCCGGTTCCATCAGGTGATGAAATCGGTGCGGAGTTTGAGAAGTTCCTCGCTGGCCTGGATGACACCGATGATCCGGATAAGCAGGACAATCCGGAGGATTAG